DNA sequence from the Eulemur rufifrons isolate Redbay chromosome 6, OSU_ERuf_1, whole genome shotgun sequence genome:
aGTGTGTGCACTAATTTTCCATGTTCAAACTGGAAAGTGAACATTTGGAAAGTATTCAGCACTATCTTTGGGGGAATTGTCAATGGCAATTCTTTGACCGTGCAGCTGCCTTCTTCAACCAAGAAATGAAAAGTTAAGCACATATCAAATGCATGAATAAGTGTTTTATTCATGtaatctatgatttctttcatcaatgttttgtagttctccttgtagagattttcCACTTCCTTGGGCAAGTATAtttataggtattttattttagtttcagcTACTGTATatggtattgagtttttgatttgactttcagcttggctgttattagtatatataaatgctacttatttgtgaacattaattttataacctgagactttactgaatttatttatcaattctaggaatcttttggaggaatctttagggttttctagatataagattatatcatcagcaaatagggatagtttgacctcctctatTCTGatttgaatgctttttatttctctctcttgcctgattgctctggctaggacttccagtactacgtTGAATAGGAGTGTTGACAGTGAgtatccttgttttgttccagttcataggggaaatgttttcaatttttccccattcaatatgatgttggctgcgGGTTTGtcaatgtttgttgcagcacaacccacaactgcaaagatatggaatcaacataagtgcctatcaactgatgagtgggtaaataaaatgtgtgtgtgtatgtatatgtatatatgtgtgtgtctacatgtatttatgtgtgtgtgtatgtatatatatgaatatatatataagcatggagtactattcaggcATATacaggaatgaaataatgtcttttactgcaactggatggaactggagaccattatcctaagtggagtatctcatgaatggaaaaacaaatactgcatattctcacttataagtgggagctaaatgatggataTATGTGACCATACAAGTGaagtaatggacattgaaaactaagaagtggGGAAGGTGGGAGAAGAGTGAGGTATCAAAActcacctattgggtacaatgtaaaCTATTCAGGTAGCAGGTACAGTAACAGCCCTGATTTCACCACTAAACaactcatccatgtaacaaaaaacacttgtattccctaaatctattgaaataaaagtaaatgaataaataaaagtgttttataatttttttttgcttggaaATGATTCAGATTCCTAATGTGGAGGAAATCTAACACTTTATTATTAAGTAACACACTTCAATTATGATTGAGCACATCACAGTCACAACCAGTTTAAAGCAAAACtaagcaaaaaagtaaaacaggcaaacaaaaacaaaaaactataaagCCATTCATATTCTGAGTTTAATCAAAAACACTGAGTCAGCCTCATTAGTACTGgtcccaaaataataaacacTGGAATATTTCACATATGGCTGGACTCACTATCAAAAAGAATGCTATCTTTGGCTTTCCCATATTAATGTTAATGttaatggccattatcaaaaagtcaaaaaatgatagatgctggcatggatgcagagagaaaggaacacttatacactgttggtgggactgcaaattagtacaaactctatagaaacagtatggagattcctcaaagaaataaatgtagatttgccatttgatccagaaatcccatatTGGGTATGTATCCATAGTaaattaagtcattttataaaaatgtcatttgcactcgaatgtttattgcagcacaattcacaattgcaaagacatggaatcaacctaagtgcttaTCACGTCATgataggataaataaaatatatacatacacacacatccacacacactcacacacatacacacaccatggagtactactcagccatagaaaggaataatgtctttttcagcaCTTGGAAGGAACTATAGTCCACTATcataagcaaagtatctcagaaatagaaaaacgaACACCACATGTAATCACTAATAATtaggagctaaatgatgggcacacatggcACAAAGCGATGTGAAGAACATTGGAAACCAACAAGAGGCGAGGTTGGAAGGTGATAACGaataaaacttacctattgggtacaatgaacagtattcTGGTGATGTGCACACTGAAagtcctgacttaagcattatacaaggtatccatgtaacaaaaacatttgtacccctttaatattttgaaataaaaaaagaaaggtggaGAAACAGAACCATAATGTCATCAAGTCAGTGTAGTAAGCAACCGTGGGGACTCCTACTCCAAAATTCTTAatttgtgagacaataaatttgtgcttacacttaaaaaaaaaagcatgtaaatCTGGAGCCAGACATCTTAAGTTAAAATGCTAGCTCCACCTTTATGATGCCTGTGACCATGGAAAAATCAactaatttctctgtgcctcagttttctcgcttataaaataagcatattaGCATTACAAATCTTATAAAGTTTGCGTGAGAAATGACTGGGCTAAAGCATGTAAAAATACAGAATGGACTAGTAAAAGTAAACCCTGTAGAAGAGTCATATGTTGTActgaaaatgaatgtttttatgtTTGATTTAACTTTATCAAACTACTGATACAAATGGTTTCTCCCCACTCTTGAAGTTCAAGTATTGTACAACCCATTCTTTCTCCACCCCTTATTCACTATGTGCTAGGGAGAAGTAGTAATAGGTTTGAAAATTTGGTAAGAATAAACTAAGTTTAATTAAGCTCCCCATCCTCACACATATTTCCCGGTAGTAAGGCTTTCTAAAGAAGCCATGTGTGCTCCCTAGTGGTTGTCCACACACTGTCTTCTCATTCTAATGAGGAATATATGCCCAACTCTGGAGTTCAGTTAGAGTTCACTGGTTCTCAAACCAAACTAAGCTCTTTCACAAAAGTGTTCATCACTATTATTGAAAGATAATATTTGGAACTCACATCTTCCATTCTTCTATTTTATCTCAATCTCTTCAGGAATCACACAAAAAGTAAATAtaggtgagaatataaaatatgtagagTTATATAATTCAAATTGTCAAATGTCATTGGACATAAGCTCAGACCGAATATTCTTACAGATAAAACAtatgatttcaatgttttttaaatttatgatattAGATAAAACACTGGGCTTTGATTATCAGTTTAAAACATTAAGACCTTTTCTTGACACATGAAAGATGAATAGGGCAAATTTAGTTGATCTCCACTTCATATATTAGAAAAAGTGAATGGTAAAGTAAGGTTTCCCCAAAGAGAGAGGAAGGTGAATAATATaggaataaatacaaaaacaattaCAGCATCCTAGAAAAAACTCCAGAATGTCATCAAAATGTACCAGGAAAGACAGTTGAAAGTAATATTTTCTCATAGACTCTTCCTCTTTTATAAACCTGGTCTCCAAACATGCTCAGACTTAGGTTTTTTATATAATGACAAGATTCAGGCATTTAGGCCAACTGGAACTTTTAAATACATTGTGTGTCATTCATAATGATTAgatctaaattattaatttaagcTCTCTAatgaaattcttattttacagtAACCCcactatttatttaataaatgtttctgaagTGAACAGATAATCTATAGTTATATCTGATTAAACATATAATTATCTTTGAATAAGTTATTTCCCACAAAATAACCTGAgctattttatcattaaaagagGACCTTAATGAAGAATCACACATTCTAAGATAGATACatgttttgtgtatatattactcaccaataaaaataatttagtctaGAGGCTTTGGAAAACTGAAGAATTTAAGAAACCTGTCCCATATCCTCTTGGTCCTTACCCCATAGATAATGGGATTCACCATGGGTGGGACAAGAAGATATATGTTGGCCACGAATATGTGGACATAGGGAGCCACATGATGCCCAAACCTGTGggtgagaaaagagaagaaggcTGGAGTATAGGACACTAAGATGACACAGACATGGGAGCCACAGGTACCTAAGGACTTGAGACGGGCTTCTTTGGATGGGAGTTGGAAGACAGTGTGCAGTATGAGAACATAAGAACAAATGATAAATACGAAGTCCACCCCTCCAGTAAGGAAGGCAACAATGAGGCTGTAGGCTTTGCGGATTCTTGTCTCAGTACAGGCAATCTTGATGAGGGCCATGAATTCACAGTAGGTATGAGAAATGACGTTGGTTCTACAGTAGGGAAGCCAATATAGCAGGAAGGGGTGAGGACAGAGAAGTGCTATGCCCCTGAGTACAATTGCTAGGCCCATCCCCCCGATGACAGAGTGTGTCAGAATAGCTGAGTGTCTTAATGGTTTACAAATGGCCACATATCTGTCAAAAGCCATGGCCAGGAAGAAGCCAGACTCCATGGTGGAGCAAGAGTGAATCAGAAACACTTGTGTGAGGCAGGCTTCAAAGCGAATCTCTCCATCATGGAACCAGAAGAGGCTGAGAAGTTTGGGCACAGCTGTAGTACACACAACAAGGTCGGCCACAGCCAGCATGCAAAGGAAGAGGTACATTGGCTCATGGAGGCTGGAGTCTGTCTTGATGATAAACAGAAGAGAACAGTTTCCCAGGAGGGCCAAAAAGTAGATCACACAAAAGGGGATGGAGATCCAGATGTGAACAGCCTCCAAACCAGGAATGCCAATAAGAATGAAGGTTGATGGGTGGGCATCGGTCTTATTGTATGCTGACATAACAAGGGTCAGATGTTTCAGTTCTCTCTTCATGAATTTTTCctctaaagcaaacaaaataataatttataaattttaaaatctcttttgagttaaaacacaaagaaattcttAGCAATGGAGTAATTACAATGCCTATATACATGTttagataaatattatttcattatttgacaGAGAGTCAGATATTATTACAGGGTTACTTCACCTTAAAAAAGGTACCacctaaataaatatatggaGGGTATCTGCAGTGAAAGCTAAAACAAGTCTGGTGTTCTCCTCATTGAAATGCACTGAACTCCATGAAACATTTTATCCATGTACAAACAGCTTCAATAACTTTTACCAATATATTGCCAttgatatatttattgatatatacatttgtaatttgtaattttattaatgtGTAAATGCTAagtgaagaaaaacatttaataccAAACCCagagttaaatatataaaaatcagataATCTTCCATTGAGAAGAGAATGATAtcaattgaaaattaaagaatgtaGCCccgactcaggcagggcaaaggcaatatacataatctaaacatttgtactcccataatattctgaaataaaaaaaaaagaaaaaaagaaaggaaaaaaagagaatgtataAAAGCCATGGATTTGGAGGACTTAGGAAGAAATAATGCAGTCCTAAGATAAGAAATAGAGTAAGACAAGAGGGATGATAACAGTTTTTGAATAGAAAAATtggttccttttatttcttcctttttttttttaatttagattttagcCATAATGGGTTTGGGACATACCAGGTTACAAAGTGTGGTTTGGGAATAGGAAAATTGACATTtggaaaaatgtgttgattgttgtgTGTTGTTATGTAATAATCAAAAGGAGATTGATTCACGTCATAAGATTCATTCAGAATGATGAACAGAGTGATCCTGATGACACTCTGtcagaaattaaacaaatcatTGCACGATTCATGACTCCCCACGTCACAGAATTTGTGTTTACTCCTGATCTGACCAGCAAGAATTACAATTGGATTGTAACCTGTGGTCTGAGCTTCCATCACTTCCTCCCATGTATCCAATTAGTGAAACATTATGTTTTGCTCCTGGTTAAGTTCACTTTGTATGCAATATACTTTATTTACGCTTTGGCTCAAGATTTTTTCCTATGCTGTACATACTTCTTCTGCACTGGCTGATCCCCACCTCTACTCCCATACTGAAATTTGCTGACCACACATGTTCCCTTTATTAAGactactagaaaaatattttagaagtcaCACTGGTCCCCTAACAggcatattctttcttttgtttgtgttcttctttttagaaacaaaattgacATTGTTCCTGAAACAATCCTTTGTTATTGTATGGATTTTTTGTGATCAGAAAGAATAACCAGAAATCCAATGAAATGAAGATTGGAATATATATATAGCAGACTGGGCTTCAATATTGAATTACAATGATGAAGCACGTGTTAGCCTCTTCATCTGTCTTTGAAGTTTCATACCTAAAGTTTCTGGTTACTTTGGCTGTTTCCTGTTCAGTGTCTCAAAGGATGGATATTTTCTTTAGCATGGAAGTAGCTGGATGCATGTGTCTAGGAAGATTCAGAAAGTATAGGGATTATAATTTCTGAATCATGGCGTATATCAGACAGAATAGGAATATAGGGAAACCACATGATTGGAAAGTTACATAATAATATAACTGACATATCTAAATGAGTCAGTCACTGATTATGAATCAGTTCTTTTCCTGATAACATTTCATGTATgctctcatttaaattttattcccatttccaGATGAGGAGAATGTAAGCAACATGTAAAAGGTTATATATCGGGTATGTGATAGACCTGGTTTCTAGCCCAGATACAGATTCAAGAAACATCATATTCAATTGTAATGATAAATTGACCCAATTATGTGTCAGTCCATTTACATTTGTGAAAATAGAGTATGGCAATTATTCTGTACACAGCATTAAAAATAGCATCACAATTAATTTGGTTATGAATACTGGTTTAAAGTCCCTCCATTTCTAAATTCCATAAAGAAGCTGATCCAAATCTAAGCCTTAGTCTTTCTAATTAATCCTTCCCCAATGCAGTTACTCTCAAAAAATGAGACCTTACCTGAGAAAGATATTTGTTAATAACATAATCAAACTCTCTCAAACTTGCTCTGTTCTATAATTAGATTTATGTATATACTCATCAAgctaatgcattttaaaatatttccctgtTTTTTGTCTTAAAAAGAATGTTTGTATCTTTTTGTCCATGATTCCATTAACATTCTCATATTTTTCATGCACTTTAACCTGcactctttctattttttctttccttttacacaatttaaatatattttacagtgGAAAATAAGTGGACAGATATGTTGAGACAAAATCCACAGTGAATTAAATGCAAGTGTCCAAAaacttaaaataagttttatctttaattgcaatcaggaaattaaaaattaaagtgagtATGACACAAATCATACATTATGTTTTCAACCAATAGGATATCAAGATTGATGATAGAGTTAGTGAGTACTGAGTTAAAGACACACTCTTAAGAACAATTGGTAGGAGTGTAACTTGTCACAACACTTAGAGAAAATTTGTGTAGtaa
Encoded proteins:
- the LOC138384839 gene encoding olfactory receptor 52K1-like, whose protein sequence is MKRELKHLTLVMSAYNKTDAHPSTFILIGIPGLEAVHIWISIPFCVIYFLALLGNCSLLFIIKTDSSLHEPMYLFLCMLAVADLVVCTTAVPKLLSLFWFHDGEIRFEACLTQVFLIHSCSTMESGFFLAMAFDRYVAICKPLRHSAILTHSVIGGMGLAIVLRGIALLCPHPFLLYWLPYCRTNVISHTYCEFMALIKIACTETRIRKAYSLIVAFLTGGVDFVFIICSYVLILHTVFQLPSKEARLKSLGTCGSHVCVILVSYTPAFFSFLTHRFGHHVAPYVHIFVANIYLLVPPMVNPIIYGVRTKRIWDRFLKFFSFPKPLD